The nucleotide window cacggctgaaggcacggccccttgagcaaggcacctaacccctctctgctccccgagcgccgctgttgttgcaggcagctcactgcgccgggattagtgtgtgcttctgttcgcTGAGTgtgattcacggattgggataaatgcagagaccaaatttccctcacgggatcaaaagagtatatgtatatgtatatgtatacttatatacttagtTGCTGGATGATGTCCTATACACCGTCAATTGCCCACTTTATAACACAAAGTTGGTCAACATGCATTCATCAAGCAGATAACAAGCCCATATCTGACAGACTGTTACAAAAGAACCAAAATTGCAGAGCCACAATACAAAAAATTATACAAAACAGGCCAGTGATTAAGGTGAAACATGGCATCACGAGTGTGACCATAAGGAGTGTCACCCCTTTTCATCCCAGCCTTCTTCCTCACCCAACATCCCCATCCCGGAGCGATTGTAATTTGAATGTTCAGATCATGATATTGAAGTGAGACTCTCTTCAGTGGGTTACAGTTGATACTGGCTCAGTTCTTGAAGGTTACAGTGGAGCTGTACCACAGAACTCTCCCGTTAAGCACTCTCACCATGCACCATCATGTCTGGACACAGAGAGTCACCCTCTTTTCAGTCTGACAGGAGGAAACGGTCATTATTCATAAGAGTTACCAGTTCTAAACAAATTTCTGGATCTGGACTTAGTGGACAACAGGAAAAAAAGGAACCTTCATTGTCTTTAACTGTCAAGCCTCTTCATGTGAACAGTTTCCTGTCACTCTTTATCTTTACATTGAATTTACAGTATGTACTCTTTGCACCAAAGCAACcaccaaaacaacacaaacctATATGATATCCCTCATCCATTTTATACACTATATGCaactatacagtatatgttgccAACAAATAATACCTGCTCATCAGGGTAGCAAGGATCTTCTGTACTTTGGTCAGCTTTACATGGTGGTtacactgtcaaattcagtgaaatCTGCTAAATATTTACACCCAAAATTTCCACTTTAAAATGAAGAATGCTGCGCCCACATTTCCCCTGTCTACATTAATCTGGACCCACCAGTGTAACCTCTGCAAATAATCCTATCTGTCCTGTAAAGAACATGAGATGCAATTACAAGACAAAACATAATGTCTTTATTCATAACAGAGAAAGGGGGCTTGGAAGGAAAAGGAGAGTATGAAACAAATCTGTCAGCCAAAGGAAATAAGAAAGCATAGCATGATAAAGAAAAACACACCTGATTTTTCAACCCCTGAGGTGAACAAGTATGCAATTCAGTTTTTAAGGTTGCCTAAGTACCCATGCAGAGTAGAAGTACTTGCTTTTGTCTAACTTCTAATTCTTGCCATTATTAATTTGAAACTGCCTACAACCACTGGACTACAACCCCATCACTGCCATCACTGATGTTTACAAGACCTTTGCTTTTGGTGTCATCATTAGGGAATTTAAGTCCACTTGCCCTAAAATATATAACGGTATATGCattttttcattaaaaaaaataaaaataataacaaaacaaatctaGACCTATTGCCGTGATGTGGTATTAAGGCACAATGATCCAGTTTATCTACTTCAACAAGTTCATCTAAATGTTCATAGAGAACAGTATACCACACTTTAACCAGTGCACAATACTTTGACCCCAAGTGCATCCGCAAGTCTGTGACATTTCTGAAGAATTCCCCATAGTTAGAGGCTGTGTGGGATCTTAGGGATGTGCAATATTTATCATAATGCCATTCAGTATAATACAAATCTAAAACTCCACACTAATGCCATAAAATACCCGTCAACAATTGTTGAAAACAGCTTTATCCACAGGACATGTCTTGTAAGGTCGACTGCAGGGTAAATGAGTAGAATCTTGTGGTTATTTGATTCCATCTGAACTAACTGAAGTTAACCTAAATTGCAAAAACTGTTGAAACAGCCACAAGCCAAACAAGCAGACAAAAGATAGATAATCAGTAGTAAAACAGTCGTTCCAAATAGTAGTAATTCTAACTCAAGGATACACAATATTTTCCCACAACTCTCTTAATGAACATTCTTATTTAAATCATCCCTGTACAAATATCTctacattaaaatattttgatgTATACTTTCTGAACAGAATTGTTATGCCTTTCAAttgtacatatatacatacagctGAATGTCTTCACTTTCAGGATGAGGCTGGGAGTGTTGAGTGTTACGTGCCAGAAACTGTACAATGTATTCCATCATCATTATACTGAATGCAAACCCTACTGTATGTTTGGACCAAAactgagagataaagagaaaaacAGTGAGTCATGTAATGCATAACAATTAAACCCATGCACACatcctcactctcacacacatagctTTTGCACGCCGCCACACACACTTAGGGATGTGAGCAGTCCCTGTGGAGCGTTTAGGTCTCGTCGTCGTCGCTGTGGTGTTGGGCCTTCTCCTCGCTGAGGCCGCTCTCGTCAATATTCTCCAGGGAGTCGCCTCGCTGCAGGGTCAGGTCGGCCACGTTGATGCACGGCAGCGTGTTCTGCTCGGGGTACATCCACGGCTTCAGGCTGGGGTTGTGCTTTCGCTTCCACTCAGGGTACTTCAGGCATGCTTTGTAGATCTTCCTCATTGCCTGAAGAAGTGAGACAACTGCTCATGAGAGGGGATTGATGTAAATACCAAGGATTTCTCTGTTTTCAGCTGATTGTTGTTGTACTAGTCTAAACTGGTCAGTAGGTGGCAGTATAAGGACATAATAGAGCTTGCCTTTTGTTCTTGGAATGGGTTAGTTCAATATGGAAATGGCTTATGCACATTTGAAGGGTTTTCaagaaaaatacttttttttaccTTTGGGGCAACAATCTGAGAGACTCGGTTGACCACCCATTTGGGCAAAGACCCTGgggtacaaacaaacaagcatttaGACACATTTTAAGTGTGATCTGTTGACAGGCTTTGAGGTTGCATGCATGATGAACACATTTGATCCCGCGATTATTTACCCTGTCAGCTTTGATGCTTTAACTTAAAACACCAACCCGCCCTAAGTGGGTTTGTAATCAGGCTATTGTGCTGGCTGACATGCTGTGGCTGTGTCTGTTTTGGGACAAACAATGTGCAGCCATCTTAAATAAATCAGCATCTTCGGGGTGTTATTAAAAGCAGAAGGCCTCCATTGTGTGGAGTCCTGTGGAATGATGTGCATGGGTGGAGGGAGCTGAACTGTGGCGGCGGTCCCACAGGTCACCAGCAGCTGGTGAGTCGTGGCAGTGGAAGACATTAATAATCCGCCGATGTCTCCGAGCAGCGAGGAAAAAGGGATGACATCAGCACATTTATGAAATATGTCCTGCACTGGGGTTTATTTTCGGGAATCAAAGACTTCCTGACCCCGCTTCTGTCCAATGGAATCAGTTCCTGAGGCGTATAGCTAACGCTAGAGGCCTGCGGCTGAACAGGGCAGTGaagggcctcatttataaatgaGGGCCGTGTTAGGGAAATTGCATTAAAGAGCTCAGGGCAAGCCTGGctttaacaaaataaataaatgataaaaGAACAAATAAAGCAGCCATGCAAGCTACATGCCTGAGTTCTTTGAGTGTGCTGTGCTTGTGTACATGAAATATTTCATCTCAGTGCTTTCAGAGGTGTAAATTGAGGTTTGAGGGCCTCAGTGGTGGATAATAGTTGAATTATGGAAATGGCTGGAAATGTTATGTGCCAAATAAATGGGAAAGCTGTTATCCCTATAGTGAATGAAGACATCTTACGAACATGAAGCGGTGTTGGAATATGAAGAGAGGTTTACCTCTTGGGTCCACTTGTGTTAAGTAGTAGAGGGAGCAGCAGTTTGGCCCATTGGATTGGATCAGGTAACCAGTGAGGAGTGACACTGCTCTCACATAATCCTTCTTTGGCGGATATTGCTGAAACAACATAATGAGATATAAAGACCTTTTTCCAGAGTGTATACCACACTTTATATTACCTTCACTGAGATAATATCTAACATATGCCACAACTAAAATGGAATTTggatcatgaaattaaatagtGTCATTGAAAGTACAAGTAAATCATTGAGAAGGAATGATAACTACATAATTTAACGCAGTGATTGCCTCTATCAGTGATGATGTTTAGCAACAGGCCTTCTACTTTCATCTGTTAGTGATTTTGTAAGAATCTcgtaattttcaacattttttgTTCTTCCCCTGAAAATGAGAGAAGACTAGGAGGGCGAAAGATTTGAGAGTGACACAAGTGACTACTCCCAACATCTGGTGTCAGGCACACTTTTCCTGGACAAGGGGATCCATGCAGAGTTCTGGGCTGCACTCTCTGACACCCCACATGCATGGAAGAACCCCTCTCAGAGAGATTCTGTTATACTTCTCAtctcacagagagaaaaaaatgaccTACCGGCGGCGCACAGGGCACATACTGTAATTATTCATTGCTACATGGAGATTAAATCCCCACGCCGTTCACTTGACACCGTGGTCAGACTTTTGCCACTGGCCTTTACGTCTTCTGTTACACATGTGTGGGCCTAAAGCTTACATACCTACTTATCTACTTCCACAAGGCTCAATGAATCCTGACTCTtccaaaacaaacatttcaaatgtaCGCACCGGATGTTTGACAGAGTAGTTGATGATCAAATAGTCATTCCCCAAGGGCAGCCATGACCGCATTGTGACAAAGTCTCTGTTCTTCAAGGGGCTTGGGCACCTCCCTAGAATCACAGGAGGACAAATATGCAGTGAGAAAGATACACATCACATGCTATTCGCTTTAATACTGCCCAAGAAAACTGTCAGCGTTAATGTGATGTGTTTAGCATTCCATGGTCTTTGCAAAAAGAGGAAAGATCCATCTATCCTAATTTAATGCCTCTCTTTACGAAGACAAATTTGGTTAAAGCTCTTTGGGTAATGGAGACACTGTTAGAAAATTGAATGTTATTGATTCGCTTGCTGGTGTAGTGACTGTTAAAAAGAATGATTCATCTCCTGTATCTAGGCAGGGAATTTtcttgttttctgtgtgtgtgctgtgagacTATCAATGGTGGAGCAAATCAGAAATAGAACCAGACAGGACTCCAGAGAGGAGCAGAAATGGACTCTCAGTGGGAGGGAGGAACCCAATAaccagatggtgtgtgtgtgccactcacAGGAATAATATCCCACATCTGCATTAACCGTCAGCCTTCCGATGTCAAAGGTGTCAATCATGTTCGAGTCCCACTTCTTTCTGTAGCTGGTGTCATGAAGGACATCATATAATGTTTCTGCTGTGACATCTTTGCACACAATTTTCATctagaaagacagaaaaaaagatacATGGTTAGTCTTTTGGGACATGCTGTGTTTTCGGTTGACCTTGTGACCTTTGCGGGATGATCTGTGTTCTTTATGACTTCTCCTCTTTAATGCTATGCTATATAGAGAAAGACTTGGGAAAACTGTTTAGTTTCAGTGACAAGTCCATTAAGTGTCTGGAACTGAACACTGCTGGAGTAACACAAACCATGATATAATTCATTTACACGATGGCATGAATAAGTGCACTATGATCAATAACGGATTTCTTGCTTCTTGTAAGTAGAGAAATGAGACTTTATGTTGGGTCAAGGAACGGTAGCAGTGCTAGTCCATAAAGAACCAATTTACTATGGCTGAGTAAGGTATGCAGGTGAAACACATATCCAGCTCACAACCAAGCTGCACAAAGGTCTAACAATGAATGAGACTCCCTGGAGTACACTTTCCACAAGTGAGCATGTGCACATAAAACATACCCTCCACAATCAGACCTGTCAAATAGTCAAGATGAAGTAATGAGATATACAACTCAATATGTCAGCATGCTATGAAATTCCCCTGTATGGTTTTCATTCACTGTAGCCAGAAATAATGTTAAAAAGACAGCTTGAAGATGAAAGTGCAAAGTTACCTTCGGATATCAAACTCCCTAAAAACACATTTGTTTCCTTTGCACTCTTAAAACTGCTCATGTAGGTCTATGGATCAAGTAAGACCAAACAACGTCAGGTGCAACATGATAAGATATTGTTTGGAAAGTGCAAGAAGTAATGTAACCTAATCCTTAATACCCCTGACATCAGCTGAATTATTCATTTGACACCTCCGCCCAACCCAGCGCGAACGGTAGCTCCCGAGTTCCACTGGGCTCCTTGAAACGAACTCTGTTTGGTCTCTATGAATGGAACGTCGTCAATGCCTACACATACTAAATTATTCATGGCAAGAAGTGCATCACTACCCCAGAAAGTTCTATTAATTATTGAGACATGTCTGTCATCCCTGTTTTGTCTATATTCTGGGGTCCAAAACCATTTTCCTCTCCAGccccagagcagcactcaaaGGGGCCCCAAACAGTGTTGGGTCTCTCTCCACCAGCGGTGCCCCTTAGTCATTGATGTGGAGGTCAACTGTAGTGCTCCATTCAAAAACATATGCATACCCTGCGGCTGGGCCGCAACTGGGACTCAGGTTTCCGCATCTGAGCTAGCAGTTACCACGAGTTTTCCGCTCTTAATTTTTCAGGATGTCTCCTGCGTGCACCCTGCCTCTTAAAAGTGGGCTCTTTCATCACTGACACGAAGGCTCCTGGGGATGGGCAGGGGATGGGGGTAGGGGCTGGACATGCTGCTTCAGTTGGTTAGATGCAAAGCCACCCCTCTGGTTACTGATGAGCCATCACACATGTGGtaaatcattgtgtgtgtgtgtgtgtgtgtgtgtgtgtgtgtgcatgcgttcgcacgtgcgtgtgtgtgtctgtgagagagtttgtgtgtgagtgtctgaaaGACATTACTTATGTAACTGTCAAGTACTGTATTGGTTTGTGGACTGCTGTAATGCTTAAAGCTTATCAAAAGAAAGGTATaccaaaaccaaacaaacaatatTTGCACAAAACAGATGAAATTACAATACTGATTATATTGCTCTTAAGGTTGGGTGTCGTGGGTAAATAGGAACAGACTGGGGACACTGTCTAACAACATGCACTGCTGGTGGagtagcagcacaggccttgccTTTTGTAACTTGATGGCACAAAATCCTCACTCTAAAGGAGCAACGTGATAGGGGCTGCTGCTCAGTGCCTAGATTAATTAAACATGAAGGCAGGAAAAGGCCTACTGCCTGAGAAGATTCCCTGGATGTTCCCGAAGCCAGAGATGCTGTCTCCTACAAAATATATGTGGATCATCTATAAATAATATTCTACTTTGGGTCTCCACTCTGGCAAACATCCAGGGAGAGGATAGACGCCATTGTGCAGATTTCACTAGGGTGATAAAACCCTGAATCAGTAACAGGCGACATCCATTGCAACCTCCACTCCAGTCATATATCTGCGCTCAGCAGTTATTTTACTGCAGCTGTGAGCGAAAACTGCTATCATAGGGGGACAAAATAGGACTGAGGCAAGGCACTGAGTGTAACACAATGTTCTTCAACAATAGATCCACCCCCACCTTGCAGCTCATGGTCAGTTTTAAGTGTGTTTTATGCCCTATATAATACTCCACACACTGTGCCATCGGGAATAATCCCCCTATCATTAAACAATGTTCATTCATCATCATAAGTGTACCTCCACTACAAAGAGGTGTAGTGACTGTAGGCTACCCATTTTCCCCAAAAGAAACAGAACAACACCAATAAGGCGGCCTCCTAAAAAATGAACTTAGCCTAATTAATTTGAGTGCGAGAATGAAGACAGGAAATTAACGTAATTTAGTTCCGTATAGTCAAGCATTAGGAAATGTAATTATGCCCACAAAGTTAACACGAAGCTGTGAACTTTGCTAGAGAATTTTCCTCACTTTTGCAAATGTCAAGTTACATTCAAGTGTAGCCTAGTATACATAATagaatattaaattgcaatgttATGAATAACTAGGCAATCCTCTCAATGCGAAAAAAGTCTTCAGACCGCAATGCAGTGAAAATGCATAGAGGAAATGCAGCACACTTGCCTTGAGTTTCTGGACACCTTTGCTGTCATCGCCGTCTCTACACCATACCGTCACGCCACCTTTGGTGTACCGCGCTATCCATCCTTCGTGGTTTTCACATTGTTCTTTGAACGACGCAAAATCGGTATCATCCGGAATCTGGACTGGCATCTTGCCCTCTCCCGTGCAGCGAATCAATCAGATGGACCGGTGAGGACTGACTGCAGGGTTCCCGATTCTCATAAGATCTCCCCGGTCGTGCTTTTTCCCCCTGACGGTTTTGATTGTACGGTATGTTTAGATTTAAAGCTTACCTGTGTCCAGGTAAACGACAAAATAAGCGACGATTGTCATTAGCCACACGAAGATACAACTTGATGACTGCCTGACGGGACGTTAGCCTACTCCAGCAGGTGTACCAGCAACCCTTGTGACGCGCTAGTTCAGGCACTCTTTCACATTGATGAGAGAGAGCATTATATAGGTAAGGGGTCACGTTACCGGCATCCTTTCAGGTGGGGCAGTAGTCTACACGAGTACACATTTAGTCAGACTGACTGATGAACAACAGATCGGGTGTCATGTTTGCCCAGTACTAGACTCCTTTTTCTGTGGTTATTTTGTTTAGCCTCCGTGGCTGGATAGAATACAGCTCATATTTCGCCAGCAGCCTCGGAACATGCTCACCCACCTTTTGTCGCCCTCCCTTAaaacctcttcctcctctctcatccactTTGGAGTGTTATGCAACCCTTCTTTGTGAAGATCAGCAGATCCATGATAACACAAGTAAATGCTTCCTATTCAATCATAGGTAAAATTTCCAATGTGCACACTCTGTCAGCAAATACAACCAAAAAATTGTCTGGAGAGGTAAGAAAAAATCAAGCATCAATTTGGAAaagacatagcctacatattaagTAGCCTATTAATAAGAGTCTTTATTTGACTTGGATGAAAATCTCTTTGTTGGATATGTACTGACTGTTACAGGAAGTTAAGGATTTTCAGGTTTTGCAAATGGAAAATATTCAACTAGTTGAACAAAATGTTTTAGTGTCTGTCAAGCAGCCTGTTTGAACTAAGGCCCATGAGAGTGGATACATAAAGTCTGGAATTTCAGATTCCTCATAATAGTAATTCATTCTAGCTATGTTAGAAATTGCTATTTTAGGCAAGAGGCTATAGCGCTATAAACTAAAGACAGTCAGCACTCAACCAACCACAAATAAATGCTTTCATCAAGCTAACCAAAAGTGGACACAATTGTGAAATGTAGTCCACCATAGATATCATGTAGCAGATTTATCAGAGACCATAACAGTATCAGTGGTACGATTGCACAATGTGTTTGTTGGCAAGGTTTTTATATAAGGTCTTGCATCTGTGGCTATTCTTGAATTTCAGATTGGTTATTTGGTGTGCATTtgctttaaaatgtttaaagcgTACATATGATGTTACATGTCATTTAACCTGAACCTTGAGCTTCAGAAGAAGCCACACAAATGAAGCCAAACTGATGTCTCTTTGTGAGACAATAATATACTCCCAGACTAAACCAGCAGCGCAAAACCAAACATGTAGTCCTTGATCCATATCCAGCTGTATCACTGCAACTCCCCCTCCACAGGGCTACTGGCTTGTCATGCCCTCTCTGTGGGACTTCCTCTGGCATCCACTGCGGGGCTCCATATCTCCCTGCTGGCTGCCATTCCTCATGAGTGTCAGTCCTCTGGGCCGGCCTGCAAGCTGTTGCATGTAACGTCAGCGTGACACCTTGGGATGACCTCAGCCTCCTGAGTGTGGCTGGTGGGAGGgaggtgtggggtgtggggtgtgtgtgtgtgtgtgtggggggggggggggggcgctggctccctctctagtgtgtgtgtcaaccaTGGCTGCAACCTGAGCTCACGTTGTTCAACTGCTCCACAGTCCAAGATGTGCCGCTGTCTGTTCAGACCTGCGCTGTCACTGAACTTTGGTAAAGCTATGAAGGTGAGTGGTTGTGCTTGGTTTTTCTGAAGAAGCTGAtccttaaagaaaaaaaaaaaaccttgtgtggCTAATGATGTCATTAATGGATGAGGGATGATGAATGGATGATGATTCACCTGAATGAATGATGATTCATTACTGAATGTTAGTGTCTGTGTTTCCAGAGGGTAAACCAACAGCAAACCCAAAAACGAAGCACTTATGTGGAAACagaccaaatatttttttttagtgaTCTGATACATTTGGACAGAGCGTATTTGCTGGATAGAGTATTTACATATATGCTGACATACGCCACCACAACACACGCTGACATATGCCACCACACGGCATCTGCACCACCACACATGTTAATATTACAGTCATAGGCATTGGGGTCATTTAAATAGTGCTTCTGTAATGGTGTGCTGTTAAGTGATGTCTTGGTCTGAGAATTCAATGCAGCTGTTTCAAATGAGACGTGTGCTCCCACCAGATAGGCAAACCTTTCGTTGCTTTGATAAACTGGGTTAAATAGctattacatacagtatgtggcacAGTTAACAGGTATGGTAACATGAGATAGGCTACTTCATCCATACTATTGCTGTGACCATAGCTATTTGACTGATCAAATAAAGTGGGATGTGAGTGACCATAAAACACTGCTATCCCACATGTTGAAATGATTTGAGTTGATTTCTGAAGGTACCTTAGAGCTTCACATTCCTAACCACTGGTGAATGAGCTTTTGTCGCACTGCGAGGAAATGTTGTGCAATACCCACTATATTCTGTGATGTTTAAGCCTCGAACCCGTGCTCATTTAGCGTGCCGCATAGTGTGACTCAGCTTCGTCCCCTTTTTCTGCCTGTTAACCTTTCTCATCTCCAGACATCTGCACAAGTAACCTGATCTGAACGGCTTGCAATGTTGCCATtgtttccctgaccatttattTGCAACATGGCCCTGACTCTTTTAAACAGAGGCTATTGCTGAAACACCCCAGTAACCATTGTCACCATTTCTTATTGGTCCCTGAGGAACTACCATTAGAAATATTTATGATGTAGTCATTGGACCATTGGC belongs to Alosa sapidissima isolate fAloSap1 chromosome 20, fAloSap1.pri, whole genome shotgun sequence and includes:
- the stard15 gene encoding START domain-containing protein 10 → MPVQIPDDTDFASFKEQCENHEGWIARYTKGGVTVWCRDGDDSKGVQKLKMKIVCKDVTAETLYDVLHDTSYRKKWDSNMIDTFDIGRLTVNADVGYYSWRCPSPLKNRDFVTMRSWLPLGNDYLIINYSVKHPQYPPKKDYVRAVSLLTGYLIQSNGPNCCSLYYLTQVDPRGSLPKWVVNRVSQIVAPKAMRKIYKACLKYPEWKRKHNPSLKPWMYPEQNTLPCINVADLTLQRGDSLENIDESGLSEEKAQHHSDDDET